In Methanococcus maripaludis, a single window of DNA contains:
- a CDS encoding tyrosine-type recombinase/integrase: MQNLKNMILFTPKKEEIKETSKSKKWVDKFIAEREFDGIKKTTIQGDVNRLKVFLNFIFNRLEKNPEEMTNAEFIKFFNYLEKERKLSRNTQNKYYNNLKVFYKLMRLENFKDFKDESEERKRFTSFEIKHYDSLSTEILNMILTEILETRSTTKIRDAMIIRFLWDTGARISEALKLEYGDSDLEKGEFRLRNTKGKEERIVTCSNDTLTLVNYCLKANLRKEPKDKIFQTYKGEPLQRNRVSDVFRNAVKELKSQGRIPENKRVVIHSLRHGRAVDLLDKGMPIDIVKEYLGHKSLETTLYYSHSKERQENMLKQIKKIL; the protein is encoded by the coding sequence ATGCAAAATCTAAAAAATATGATACTATTCACACCAAAAAAAGAAGAGATAAAAGAAACTTCAAAATCTAAAAAATGGGTTGACAAGTTCATTGCAGAAAGGGAATTTGATGGAATTAAAAAAACTACGATTCAGGGCGATGTAAACCGGTTAAAAGTGTTTTTGAATTTCATTTTCAACAGACTTGAAAAAAATCCTGAAGAAATGACAAACGCAGAGTTCATTAAATTCTTTAATTATCTTGAAAAAGAAAGGAAACTTTCGAGAAATACCCAAAACAAGTATTACAATAATTTAAAAGTGTTTTACAAGCTTATGAGACTTGAAAACTTCAAAGACTTCAAAGATGAAAGTGAAGAGAGAAAAAGATTCACAAGCTTTGAAATAAAACACTACGATTCATTATCCACTGAAATTTTAAACATGATTTTAACTGAAATCCTGGAAACAAGAAGCACCACAAAAATCAGAGATGCAATGATTATCCGGTTTTTATGGGATACCGGAGCGAGAATCTCAGAAGCTTTGAAACTGGAATATGGTGATTCTGATTTAGAAAAAGGAGAATTTAGGTTAAGAAATACCAAAGGAAAAGAAGAAAGGATTGTTACATGCTCAAATGACACACTAACACTTGTTAATTACTGTTTAAAAGCAAATCTAAGGAAAGAACCTAAAGATAAGATTTTTCAAACATATAAAGGTGAGCCGTTACAGAGAAACAGGGTAAGCGATGTTTTCAGAAATGCGGTAAAAGAACTAAAAAGCCAGGGGAGAATTCCAGAAAATAAAAGAGTAGTAATCCATTCTTTAAGACATGGTCGAGCAGTTGATCTCCTGGATAAAGGTATGCCAATTGACATTGTAAAAGAATATTTAGGACATAAATCCTTAGAAACTACGCTATACTATTCCCACTCCAAGGAAAGACAGGAAAACATGTTAAAACAAATTAAAAAGATTTTATAG
- a CDS encoding DUF2080 family transposase-associated protein → MILIEKSEKNILVCYDAVIKKQGGGGRVWPNPFPEHIGKRAKVIIYDEDCQEEPERIAIQIQNQLKTKPVD, encoded by the coding sequence GTGATCCTTATCGAAAAATCAGAAAAAAACATCCTCGTATGTTACGACGCAGTGATAAAAAAGCAGGGTGGCGGTGGAAGGGTCTGGCCAAATCCATTTCCAGAACATATTGGAAAGCGTGCTAAAGTCATTATCTATGATGAAGACTGCCAGGAAGAGCCTGAAAGAATCGCAATTCAAATTCAAAATCAGTTGAAAACTAAGCCAGTTGATTAA
- a CDS encoding helix-turn-helix domain-containing protein has protein sequence MLMKLITKKNTKAVLDLIIENGEMYFSELQRALDNVNPGTLNRILKELLEEHILKKRVEDEDKAMPKAYYSLTEYGLEVIKLYEKEKKIEKMKPKFYNEIKGDVGQIINIEKADGLEINFKKEK, from the coding sequence ATGCTAATGAAATTGATTACTAAAAAAAATACGAAAGCAGTTCTTGATTTGATAATTGAAAACGGAGAAATGTATTTTAGCGAACTCCAGCGAGCATTGGATAATGTAAATCCTGGAACTCTTAATAGAATTTTAAAGGAATTATTAGAAGAGCATATCCTCAAAAAAAGAGTCGAAGATGAAGATAAAGCCATGCCTAAAGCGTATTACAGTTTGACGGAATATGGTTTAGAGGTAATAAAACTCTACGAAAAAGAGAAAAAAATTGAAAAAATGAAACCTAAGTTCTATAATGAAATTAAAGGGGATGTTGGACAGATTATCAACATAGAAAAAGCTGACGGGTTAGAAATTAACTTTAAAAAAGAGAAATAA
- a CDS encoding SHOCT domain-containing protein, with protein MEEDKIKIELSKYDIDNRILKGMISKLSEITHDNESIKAMFKTKGLYWILLSKRIFIMDPGFIKGTFSDIEIINHSQIERLYYNINRGFFSNSMELSIKLPKEKTRTYSVSGNFDEVEKAIDFLKETMDERKLKKKHRKTKDTTSELNKLEKMADLKDKGIISEEEFENHKKKLLKKL; from the coding sequence TTGGAAGAAGATAAAATAAAAATTGAATTAAGTAAATATGATATTGATAATCGAATTTTAAAAGGCATGATTTCTAAACTTAGCGAAATTACGCATGATAATGAATCCATAAAAGCAATGTTCAAAACAAAAGGGCTTTATTGGATATTGCTCAGTAAAAGAATCTTTATTATGGATCCTGGCTTTATAAAAGGTACTTTTTCAGACATTGAGATTATAAATCACAGTCAAATTGAACGACTTTATTACAATATAAACCGCGGTTTCTTTTCTAATTCAATGGAGTTATCAATAAAATTACCAAAAGAAAAAACTCGAACTTATTCAGTATCCGGGAATTTTGATGAAGTAGAAAAAGCAATAGATTTCTTAAAAGAAACTATGGATGAGAGAAAACTCAAAAAGAAACATAGAAAGACTAAGGATACTACTTCGGAACTAAATAAACTTGAAAAAATGGCAGATTTAAAAGATAAAGGCATAATTTCAGAAGAAGAATTTGAAAATCACAAAAAGAAACTTCTAAAAAAGCTTTAA
- a CDS encoding AAA family ATPase, whose translation MNKLYVYDIDSLETLKKELNEYKIITLSSIIVEAPMIEDIEDLELQNNAVDITNVFYDTFYSNKYGKSLLERYILELNDNFPEIVYTIDSNEKNNFLKVYPFLFEHDEIFECLTTNETKTTDVEELKTTLFNINTVYTYPNREGISKFKNFDNIFNFTQLIKDPNGSIFNIDFDKLSNYEEYYIDLTSLIDLLKIRKELIFSCESVFYKLSKKNNVKYLIREDLFDVLTEFFPFNFDKSQKFNGFDEDSVLTSSLDISCETIEKEAYSIINHVNENLQGHEDFKTDFGFNLLKFRYLNKIARRKILSIFLCGKSGVGKTEFARIISQKMYPNCEQIKLNFGNYSTEGVLNSLIGSPLGYRGSERGGELINKIKVSESKVILIDEFEKADETVFNFFYELLEDGKFTDRAGIEHDLNGYIIIFTSNLDKNNYSTVIPEALRSRFDMKYFFNPLKAEDKSRYVEKYSVELIEELENVLGITFNKDNIITKLKDLIHEDNMREIRRKIEDIVLSEMNIKSN comes from the coding sequence TTGAATAAATTATACGTTTATGACATCGATAGTTTAGAAACCCTGAAAAAAGAACTTAATGAATACAAAATCATTACATTATCTTCAATAATTGTGGAAGCCCCCATGATTGAGGATATAGAAGATCTTGAACTCCAAAATAATGCAGTGGATATTACAAATGTTTTTTATGATACATTTTATAGTAATAAGTATGGGAAATCACTTTTAGAAAGATACATTCTCGAATTGAACGATAATTTTCCAGAAATTGTATATACTATTGATTCAAATGAGAAAAATAATTTTTTGAAGGTTTATCCCTTTTTGTTTGAACATGACGAAATATTTGAATGTTTAACCACCAATGAAACAAAAACAACAGATGTTGAAGAATTAAAAACTACACTTTTCAATATTAATACAGTCTACACTTATCCCAACCGGGAGGGCATTTCCAAATTTAAGAATTTTGATAATATATTCAATTTCACACAACTAATTAAGGACCCCAATGGATCAATATTCAACATAGATTTTGATAAACTGAGTAATTACGAGGAGTATTATATTGATCTTACATCACTTATTGATCTTTTAAAAATCCGAAAAGAACTAATTTTTTCATGTGAATCGGTATTTTATAAACTATCAAAAAAGAATAACGTGAAATATTTAATTAGGGAAGATTTATTTGACGTTTTAACTGAATTTTTCCCATTTAATTTTGATAAATCTCAAAAATTTAATGGATTTGATGAGGATAGCGTATTAACATCGTCTTTAGATATTAGTTGTGAAACCATTGAAAAAGAGGCATATTCAATAATTAATCATGTAAATGAGAATTTACAAGGTCATGAAGATTTTAAAACTGATTTTGGATTTAATTTATTAAAATTCAGATATTTAAACAAAATTGCTCGTAGAAAAATTTTATCCATATTTCTTTGTGGAAAATCCGGGGTCGGAAAAACAGAATTTGCAAGAATCATATCACAAAAAATGTATCCAAATTGCGAACAGATTAAATTAAATTTTGGAAATTATTCAACAGAAGGTGTTTTGAATAGTTTAATTGGATCACCTTTGGGATATAGGGGAAGTGAAAGAGGGGGTGAATTAATTAATAAAATTAAAGTATCCGAGTCCAAAGTAATTCTTATTGATGAATTTGAAAAAGCAGATGAAACAGTATTTAATTTTTTCTATGAATTGTTGGAAGATGGGAAATTCACTGATCGAGCAGGCATTGAACATGACTTAAATGGATATATTATTATTTTTACTTCCAATCTTGATAAAAATAATTATAGTACAGTTATACCTGAAGCACTGCGTTCAAGATTTGATATGAAATATTTCTTTAATCCCTTGAAAGCAGAAGATAAATCCCGATATGTCGAAAAATATAGTGTGGAACTGATCGAAGAATTAGAAAATGTGCTTGGAATAACTTTTAATAAAGATAATATTATTACTAAATTAAAAGATCTGATTCATGAGGATAATATGCGAGAAATAAGGCGGAAAATAGAAGATATAGTTCTCTCTGAAATGAATATAAAATCCAATTAA
- a CDS encoding recombinase family protein, with protein MIIGYARVSTKDQKLERQIDELKKAGCEKIFLEKISGTKKNRPEFDRMFEVLRPGDMVIVSELTRLSRSTKDLIEIMTRLEEMGVSVKCLKESWLDTSSAHGKLLFTIFAGLAEFERDLISERVKSGLKAARSRGRQGGRPKADINQVELALKMYDSKEYEVKQILKATGISKYTLYNYLKKR; from the coding sequence ATGATAATAGGCTATGCAAGAGTGTCAACGAAAGATCAGAAATTAGAAAGACAGATTGATGAGTTGAAGAAAGCAGGTTGTGAAAAGATATTTTTAGAGAAAATCTCAGGAACTAAAAAGAACAGACCTGAATTTGATAGAATGTTTGAAGTTTTACGTCCTGGAGACATGGTGATTGTTAGTGAATTAACAAGACTTTCAAGAAGTACCAAAGATTTAATCGAAATAATGACTAGATTAGAAGAAATGGGAGTTTCTGTTAAATGTTTAAAAGAATCATGGCTTGACACTTCATCAGCACATGGAAAACTACTTTTTACTATTTTTGCAGGATTGGCAGAATTTGAAAGAGATTTAATTTCTGAAAGAGTAAAATCAGGATTAAAAGCAGCTCGATCAAGAGGCCGTCAGGGTGGAAGACCTAAAGCAGATATAAACCAGGTCGAATTAGCTTTAAAAATGTATGATTCAAAAGAATACGAAGTAAAACAGATTTTAAAAGCTACTGGAATAAGTAAATATACACTTTATAATTATTTGAAAAAAAGATAA